A DNA window from Vigna unguiculata cultivar IT97K-499-35 chromosome 10, ASM411807v1, whole genome shotgun sequence contains the following coding sequences:
- the LOC114165836 gene encoding ubiquitin-conjugating enzyme E2-23 kDa-like isoform X4 — protein MMSDYKVEMINDGMQEFYVHFHGPNESPYHGGVWKVRVELPDAYPYKSPSIGFINRIYHPNVDEMSGSVCLDVINQTWSPMFDPLNGEAAALLMRDRASYEQKVKEYCEKYAKPEDIGAATEEQSSDEELTEDEDDDSSDEQVAGKADP, from the exons ATGATGAGTGACTACAAGGTGGAGATGATTAATGATGGAATGCAAGAGTTTTATGTGCATTTCCATGGACCCAATGAGA GTCCTTATCATGGAGGTGTGTGGAAAGTAAGAGTTGAGCTGCCAGATGCTTATCCCTATAAATCTCCTTCCATAGGCTTTATCAATAGAATCTATCACCCAAATGTTGATGAGAT GTCTGGATCAGTTTGTCTTGATGTTATCAATCAAACCTGGAGTCCCATGTTTG ACCCCTTAAATGGAGAAGCTGCAGCATTACTGATGCGCGATCGAGCCAGTTATGAACAAAAGGTTAAAG AATACTGTGAGAAGTATGCTAAACCTGAGGACATAGGAGCTGCAACAGAAGAGCAATCTAGTGATGAGGAGCTAactgaagatgaagatgatgattcTAGTGATGAACAGGTTGCTGGTAAGGCAGACCCCTAG
- the LOC114165836 gene encoding ubiquitin-conjugating enzyme E2-23 kDa-like isoform X1, with protein MSSPSKRREMDLMKLMMSDYKVEMINDGMQEFYVHFHGPNESPYHGGVWKVRVELPDAYPYKSPSIGFINRIYHPNVDEMSGSVCLDVINQTWSPMFDLVNVFEVFLPQLLLYPNPSDPLNGEAAALLMRDRASYEQKVKEYCEKYAKPEDIGAATEEQSSDEELTEDEDDDSSDEQVAGKADP; from the exons ATGTCTTCTCCAAGCAAGCGGCGAGAGATGGACTTGATGAAACT GATGATGAGTGACTACAAGGTGGAGATGATTAATGATGGAATGCAAGAGTTTTATGTGCATTTCCATGGACCCAATGAGA GTCCTTATCATGGAGGTGTGTGGAAAGTAAGAGTTGAGCTGCCAGATGCTTATCCCTATAAATCTCCTTCCATAGGCTTTATCAATAGAATCTATCACCCAAATGTTGATGAGAT GTCTGGATCAGTTTGTCTTGATGTTATCAATCAAACCTGGAGTCCCATGTTTG ATCTTGTCAATGTGTTTGAGGTGTTTTTACCACAACTTCTTCTGTATCCCAATCCATCAGACCCCTTAAATGGAGAAGCTGCAGCATTACTGATGCGCGATCGAGCCAGTTATGAACAAAAGGTTAAAG AATACTGTGAGAAGTATGCTAAACCTGAGGACATAGGAGCTGCAACAGAAGAGCAATCTAGTGATGAGGAGCTAactgaagatgaagatgatgattcTAGTGATGAACAGGTTGCTGGTAAGGCAGACCCCTAG
- the LOC114167175 gene encoding AT-rich interactive domain-containing protein 1-like isoform X2, protein MLSDGQDVDLYRLFLVVRGKGGYDAVCNGKLWDSVGEESGMGVSVGSSVELVYSRYLSALDSWMKKVAESKVSPEFGVVDNRDKFGRRLMELQAEVEGLFSGCGDERVVLAGEDVEGGMDEDDHNLDGRELSSDNGVKGSGDEGGEHKQCSDSEMTDHDMDEGVLGNSDKGNDLMGGKEGFDGGKMPEEQAVDVSDGANNSGTGVVSGGEKCDDSDDKGLVLDASGGNSDGDSSGHKRKREGSVLDSSSDDSDNSPSRKRMRESAMDMLNWVTGVAKNPGDPEVGSIPEKSKWKSYTSQEVWKQVLLFREGAFYRRGSEHSNEQRSWQNQKMHPCLYEDQVVTNYNLRDRLKCDKKLQSLRSSSDSSLGTENRTPSSHTEGQSELLDSSDANSGLDKCSTVRIPLGTNHQAELPEWTGVTSESDSKWLGTRIWPQQIVNTGLIERDPIGKGRQGSCGCSEEGSIECVRFHISEKRAKVQLELGDAFYDWDFDRVGEDVRLMWTKEEEKKFEDVVRSNPPSLEKYYWDYIFRAFPDKSRADLVSYYFNVFMLQRRGYQNRHTPDDIDSDDNDDEAGPLRNVFGHQMQSSRGSILLTPKKSHKKGK, encoded by the exons ATGCTGTCTGATGGGCAGGACGTGGATTTGTATAGGTTGTTTTTGGTGGTGAGAGGGAAGGGTGGATACGATGCCGTTTGCAATGGGAAGTTGTGGGATTCGGTTGGGGAGGAGTCTGGGATGGGAGTGAGTGTCGGGTCCTCTGTTGAGTTGGTTTACAGTAGGTACTTGAGTGCTTTGGATTCATGGATGAAGAAAGTTGCTGAGAGTAAGGTGTCTCCGGAGTTTGGTGTGGTGGATAACAGGGATAAGTTTGGGAGGCGGTTAATGGAGTTGCAGGCTGAGGTGGAAGGGTTGTTTTCCGGTTGTGGCGATGAGAGGGTGGTTTTGGCCGGGGAGGATGTCGAGGGTGGTATGGATGAAGATGATCACAACTTAGATGGGAGGGAGTTATCCAGTGATAATGGGGTGAAAGGTAGTGGTGATGAAGGAGGTGAACATAAACAATGTTCTGATTCGGAGATGACGGACCATGACATGGATGAAGGGGTTCTTGGAAACTCGGATAAGGGAAATGATTTGATGGGAGGGAAGGAAGGGTTTGATGGAGGCAAAATGCCTGAAGAGCAGGCTGTGGATGTATCGGATGGGGCTAACAACAGTGGGACTGGAGTGGTGAGTGGAGGCGAGAAGTGTGACGACAGTGATGATAAGGGCTTGGTGTTGGATGCATCTGGTGGTAATAGTGATGGTGATAGTTCTGGTCACAAGAGGAAGAGAGAGGGGTCTGTGTTGGATTCATCTAGTGATGATAGTGATAATAGTCCTAGTCGTAAGAGAATGCGAGAGTCTGCAATGGATATGCTGAACTGGGTTACTGGTGTTGCAAAGAATCCTGGTGATCCTGAAGTTGGTTCAATACCTGAAAAGTCAAAGTGGAAGTCTTATACTAGTCAGGAGGTGTGGAAGCAGGTGCTGTTGTTTCGGGAAGGTGCTTTTTACAGAAGAGGTTCTGAGCATAGCAATGAACAACGTAGTTGGCAg AATCAGAAGATGCACCCTTGCTTGTATGAAGATCAAGTTGTGACAAACTACAATCTCAGAGACAGGTTGAAATGTGACAAGAAGCTACAATCATTGCGAAGCTCTTCTGATTCATCTTTGGGAACTGAGAACAGAACACCAAGTTCTCACACTGAAGGTCAATCTGAGTTGCTTGATTCCTCAGACGCAAATTCAGGTCTTGACAAATGTTCAACAGTACGCATTCCTCTGGGGACAAATCATCAAGCCGAACTACCAGAATGGACTGGTGTGACTTCTGAAAGTGATTCTAAGTGGTTAGGGACTCGAATATGGCCACAGCAAATAGTAAATACAGGACTTATTGAAAGGGACCCCATAGGAAAGGGGAGACAAGGTTCATGTGGCTGCTCAGAAGAAGGTTCTATTGAGTGTGTAAGATTCCACATTTCAGAGAAAAGGGCCAAAGTTCAGCTGGAATTGGGTGATGCATTTTATGACTGGGACTTTGATCGGGTTGGTGAAGATGTTAGACTAATGTGgacaaaagaagaagagaaaaaatttGAGGATGTGGTTCGGTCAAACCCTCCATCACTTGAGAAATATTACTGGGACTATATTTTTAGGGCATTTCCTGATAAAAGCAGGGCAGATTTAGTTAGCTACTACTTCAATGTCTTTATGTTGCAGCGCAGAGGATACCAGAATAGGCACACTCCCGATGACATTGATAGTGATGACAATGACGACGAAGCTGGACCATTGAGGAATGTTTTTGGACATCAGATGCAGAGTTCGCGAGGCTCCATCTTGTTAACCCCCAAAAAGTCACATAAAAAGGGAAAATAG
- the LOC114167175 gene encoding AT-rich interactive domain-containing protein 1-like isoform X1, with translation MSMAGRLQFDGGVRGEDSGGIVGGSNDDSLCCFERLFAEFFSEICAFNCVLHYPPMLSDGQDVDLYRLFLVVRGKGGYDAVCNGKLWDSVGEESGMGVSVGSSVELVYSRYLSALDSWMKKVAESKVSPEFGVVDNRDKFGRRLMELQAEVEGLFSGCGDERVVLAGEDVEGGMDEDDHNLDGRELSSDNGVKGSGDEGGEHKQCSDSEMTDHDMDEGVLGNSDKGNDLMGGKEGFDGGKMPEEQAVDVSDGANNSGTGVVSGGEKCDDSDDKGLVLDASGGNSDGDSSGHKRKREGSVLDSSSDDSDNSPSRKRMRESAMDMLNWVTGVAKNPGDPEVGSIPEKSKWKSYTSQEVWKQVLLFREGAFYRRGSEHSNEQRSWQNQKMHPCLYEDQVVTNYNLRDRLKCDKKLQSLRSSSDSSLGTENRTPSSHTEGQSELLDSSDANSGLDKCSTVRIPLGTNHQAELPEWTGVTSESDSKWLGTRIWPQQIVNTGLIERDPIGKGRQGSCGCSEEGSIECVRFHISEKRAKVQLELGDAFYDWDFDRVGEDVRLMWTKEEEKKFEDVVRSNPPSLEKYYWDYIFRAFPDKSRADLVSYYFNVFMLQRRGYQNRHTPDDIDSDDNDDEAGPLRNVFGHQMQSSRGSILLTPKKSHKKGK, from the exons ATGTCCATGGCAGGGCGGTTGCAGTTCGACGGCGGTGTTCGCGGAGAAGATAGTGGTGGCATTGTGGGAGGCTCGAACGACGATTCTTTGTGCTGTTTCGAGAGGTTGTTTGCGGAGTTCTTTAGTGAGATCTGTGCGTTTAATTGCGTTTTGCATTATCCTCCAATGCTGTCTGATGGGCAGGACGTGGATTTGTATAGGTTGTTTTTGGTGGTGAGAGGGAAGGGTGGATACGATGCCGTTTGCAATGGGAAGTTGTGGGATTCGGTTGGGGAGGAGTCTGGGATGGGAGTGAGTGTCGGGTCCTCTGTTGAGTTGGTTTACAGTAGGTACTTGAGTGCTTTGGATTCATGGATGAAGAAAGTTGCTGAGAGTAAGGTGTCTCCGGAGTTTGGTGTGGTGGATAACAGGGATAAGTTTGGGAGGCGGTTAATGGAGTTGCAGGCTGAGGTGGAAGGGTTGTTTTCCGGTTGTGGCGATGAGAGGGTGGTTTTGGCCGGGGAGGATGTCGAGGGTGGTATGGATGAAGATGATCACAACTTAGATGGGAGGGAGTTATCCAGTGATAATGGGGTGAAAGGTAGTGGTGATGAAGGAGGTGAACATAAACAATGTTCTGATTCGGAGATGACGGACCATGACATGGATGAAGGGGTTCTTGGAAACTCGGATAAGGGAAATGATTTGATGGGAGGGAAGGAAGGGTTTGATGGAGGCAAAATGCCTGAAGAGCAGGCTGTGGATGTATCGGATGGGGCTAACAACAGTGGGACTGGAGTGGTGAGTGGAGGCGAGAAGTGTGACGACAGTGATGATAAGGGCTTGGTGTTGGATGCATCTGGTGGTAATAGTGATGGTGATAGTTCTGGTCACAAGAGGAAGAGAGAGGGGTCTGTGTTGGATTCATCTAGTGATGATAGTGATAATAGTCCTAGTCGTAAGAGAATGCGAGAGTCTGCAATGGATATGCTGAACTGGGTTACTGGTGTTGCAAAGAATCCTGGTGATCCTGAAGTTGGTTCAATACCTGAAAAGTCAAAGTGGAAGTCTTATACTAGTCAGGAGGTGTGGAAGCAGGTGCTGTTGTTTCGGGAAGGTGCTTTTTACAGAAGAGGTTCTGAGCATAGCAATGAACAACGTAGTTGGCAg AATCAGAAGATGCACCCTTGCTTGTATGAAGATCAAGTTGTGACAAACTACAATCTCAGAGACAGGTTGAAATGTGACAAGAAGCTACAATCATTGCGAAGCTCTTCTGATTCATCTTTGGGAACTGAGAACAGAACACCAAGTTCTCACACTGAAGGTCAATCTGAGTTGCTTGATTCCTCAGACGCAAATTCAGGTCTTGACAAATGTTCAACAGTACGCATTCCTCTGGGGACAAATCATCAAGCCGAACTACCAGAATGGACTGGTGTGACTTCTGAAAGTGATTCTAAGTGGTTAGGGACTCGAATATGGCCACAGCAAATAGTAAATACAGGACTTATTGAAAGGGACCCCATAGGAAAGGGGAGACAAGGTTCATGTGGCTGCTCAGAAGAAGGTTCTATTGAGTGTGTAAGATTCCACATTTCAGAGAAAAGGGCCAAAGTTCAGCTGGAATTGGGTGATGCATTTTATGACTGGGACTTTGATCGGGTTGGTGAAGATGTTAGACTAATGTGgacaaaagaagaagagaaaaaatttGAGGATGTGGTTCGGTCAAACCCTCCATCACTTGAGAAATATTACTGGGACTATATTTTTAGGGCATTTCCTGATAAAAGCAGGGCAGATTTAGTTAGCTACTACTTCAATGTCTTTATGTTGCAGCGCAGAGGATACCAGAATAGGCACACTCCCGATGACATTGATAGTGATGACAATGACGACGAAGCTGGACCATTGAGGAATGTTTTTGGACATCAGATGCAGAGTTCGCGAGGCTCCATCTTGTTAACCCCCAAAAAGTCACATAAAAAGGGAAAATAG
- the LOC114165836 gene encoding ubiquitin-conjugating enzyme E2-23 kDa-like isoform X2, giving the protein MMSDYKVEMINDGMQEFYVHFHGPNESPYHGGVWKVRVELPDAYPYKSPSIGFINRIYHPNVDEMSGSVCLDVINQTWSPMFDLVNVFEVFLPQLLLYPNPSDPLNGEAAALLMRDRASYEQKVKEYCEKYAKPEDIGAATEEQSSDEELTEDEDDDSSDEQVAGKADP; this is encoded by the exons ATGATGAGTGACTACAAGGTGGAGATGATTAATGATGGAATGCAAGAGTTTTATGTGCATTTCCATGGACCCAATGAGA GTCCTTATCATGGAGGTGTGTGGAAAGTAAGAGTTGAGCTGCCAGATGCTTATCCCTATAAATCTCCTTCCATAGGCTTTATCAATAGAATCTATCACCCAAATGTTGATGAGAT GTCTGGATCAGTTTGTCTTGATGTTATCAATCAAACCTGGAGTCCCATGTTTG ATCTTGTCAATGTGTTTGAGGTGTTTTTACCACAACTTCTTCTGTATCCCAATCCATCAGACCCCTTAAATGGAGAAGCTGCAGCATTACTGATGCGCGATCGAGCCAGTTATGAACAAAAGGTTAAAG AATACTGTGAGAAGTATGCTAAACCTGAGGACATAGGAGCTGCAACAGAAGAGCAATCTAGTGATGAGGAGCTAactgaagatgaagatgatgattcTAGTGATGAACAGGTTGCTGGTAAGGCAGACCCCTAG
- the LOC114165836 gene encoding ubiquitin-conjugating enzyme E2-23 kDa-like isoform X3 — protein sequence MSSPSKRREMDLMKLMMSDYKVEMINDGMQEFYVHFHGPNESPYHGGVWKVRVELPDAYPYKSPSIGFINRIYHPNVDEMSGSVCLDVINQTWSPMFDPLNGEAAALLMRDRASYEQKVKEYCEKYAKPEDIGAATEEQSSDEELTEDEDDDSSDEQVAGKADP from the exons ATGTCTTCTCCAAGCAAGCGGCGAGAGATGGACTTGATGAAACT GATGATGAGTGACTACAAGGTGGAGATGATTAATGATGGAATGCAAGAGTTTTATGTGCATTTCCATGGACCCAATGAGA GTCCTTATCATGGAGGTGTGTGGAAAGTAAGAGTTGAGCTGCCAGATGCTTATCCCTATAAATCTCCTTCCATAGGCTTTATCAATAGAATCTATCACCCAAATGTTGATGAGAT GTCTGGATCAGTTTGTCTTGATGTTATCAATCAAACCTGGAGTCCCATGTTTG ACCCCTTAAATGGAGAAGCTGCAGCATTACTGATGCGCGATCGAGCCAGTTATGAACAAAAGGTTAAAG AATACTGTGAGAAGTATGCTAAACCTGAGGACATAGGAGCTGCAACAGAAGAGCAATCTAGTGATGAGGAGCTAactgaagatgaagatgatgattcTAGTGATGAACAGGTTGCTGGTAAGGCAGACCCCTAG